From Streptomyces leeuwenhoekii:
CGATCTGGTCGATCTGCCCGCAGCGTCCGCACGGGCGGAAGTTCTCCCGGGCCCAGCACCAACCGCAACAACGCCCTTCAGATAAACGCTCGGTAGGCAGCGGGTCCGTGCGTCCGCAGCGGACACACGTCACCCTTGCAACCGCGTCCGCGTGCCCGGCGGCGTACAACAGGTTCCGCAGCCGGACCACACTCACCGGGCCGGCGACCACCGGGACGGTCAACCCGTCGGGCGTCTGCTCCAGAAACCGGGCAAGCTCCCGAACCGGCAGGGGCCCCCACCCCTTCGCCTGTTCGACGGAAGCCTGCGCGGCCTCGGCCGACAACCCCGGCCCGACAGCCCGGCACAGGTGGGCCACCACCCAGGCCCGGGTGCCCTCCAACTCCGCCTGGGCTCCCCGCTGCCGCGGGGTTCGGTAGCTCACGACGGGCCGGGACGGCGGACGACAGTGCGACGCAGAGCCGCCGGAGCCGGCCCCGGTGTGCCGTCGGCGCTCTTGCGGACCTGCGCGTTGACGACCTCCGGCTTGATCAAGTCGTTCGGTGTGCAGCCCAGGATGTCGCACAAGGCGACCAGGGTGTCCATGCTCAGGCGCTGCGG
This genomic window contains:
- a CDS encoding helix-turn-helix domain-containing protein — translated: MIKKMGYQWKLRQLMAEKEMFQTSDLVPLLAERGITLSREQVYRLVTQPPQRLSMDTLVALCDILGCTPNDLIKPEVVNAQVRKSADGTPGPAPAALRRTVVRRPGPS